Within the Thermostichus lividus PCC 6715 genome, the region CGCACGCCGCCAAAAACCCAAGCTGCCCTATTAGAGGCAATGGAAGAGCGGCAAGTAACGCTTGATGGCACAACCCTGCCATTGTCAGGACTGTTTTGGGCGATCGCCACCCAAAATCCCCTAGAGTTTGAAGGCACCTATCCCCTGCCGGAAGCCCAGCTAGATCGCTTTCTTTTTAAGTTGGTGGTGCCCTACCCCGCCGCCGCCGCTGAGCGGCAAATGCTAGATAATGCCCTTGAGGGGTTCGAGGCACGGAATCTAGACCAGCTCAATTTGGTACCCCTCGTCACGGTGGATCAGGTGCTAGCGGCACGGCAGCAAGTGCGGCAAACCCACGTAGAGCCACCCGTGTTGGACTACTTGTTAGCCTTGGTGCAGGCCAGTCGGCAACATCCAGAACTGTTGCTGGGGGCATCCCCGCGGTCTGCCATTGGTTGGTTACGCGCCACCCAAGCCCAAGCATGGCTAGAGGGACGGGAGTATGTGACCCCCGAAGACGTGAAAGCGATCGCCGTGCCCCTGTTGCAGCACCGCCTCATTCTCAAACCCGAAGCGCAACTGGACGGCACCACCGTTGAGCAAGTGATTCACGGTATTCTTGCCAAAGTACCTGTGCCCCGATGAGTGTCTCCGCTAGCTATCGTTTTGGAGCTCACCGACCACGGGTTGTTCCCACAACCCGATTTTATGGCCTGTTGCTCCTAGGCATGATATGGCCGGTACTGACCAGTTTCCTGCCCCCAGAGCTACTGCCCCTGTCATCGCTGCCGCGGGGGGAACTGCGGCAATTGCTCAGTTACTGGCCCGTTGGGTTAGGGTTAGTGCTGATGGCGCTCTACGATCTCCTTGTAGGGGCACTGACCCTCTGGGACTATTACCAATCGGGTCAATGGCAAATAACCCTGCAACGACAGTGCGACCCTCGGCTTTCGATTGGTCGCCAAAATCCCATTCACCTAATTGTGCAGATAGGAGCCAGCCTTCCCTTGACGGCCACGACTCGCGTTGAACTGTACGATCACGTCCCCGCCGAGATACAGAGCGAGGTTCCGTATTTTCTTTTCAATGCAGTGCCCAACGGTGAGCTAACCCTGCTCTACCATGTGTTCCCACCACGACGGGGAACCTTTACGTGGTCTGGCTGTGATGTGCGTCTGCGCAGTCCGTGGGGCTTAGCGTGGCGGCAGTGGTTTGCAGCTCTCAACACCAACGTAGACGTGTATCCCGACCTAGTCGGGTTGCGATCCCTGTCCATTCGTCTCAGTCTTGAGTCCAGCGGCAGCCTACGGCGACGACGGCACGCCCTTGGGGGCACAGAATTTGCTGAACTGCGGGACTACCACCTTGGAGATGATCTGCGGATGATAGACTGGAAGGCGACCGCGCGGCGCGGGCGACCCCTCGTGCGCGCTATGGAGCCAGAGCGAGATCAACTGCTGATTATTCTGTTGGATCGCGGTCGCTTAATGACCGCCACCGTCGCTGGCTTAAAACGGTTTGACTGGGGCTTAAATGCTGCGTTGGCACTCGCCTTAACTGGGCTGCGGCGCGGCGACAAGGTGGGACTTGGGATCTTTGATAAGCAACTGCACACATGGCTTGCCCCCCAAAGTGGTGATTCTCATTTGGGGCATATTCTTAGCCATGTGTATCAGTGCGAACCTGTTTTTGAAGAGTCTGACTACATGGGTACCGTTAGTGCCATTTTAGGTCACTACACCCGCCGTGCCCTTGTGGTTGTGCTCACGGAAATTATTGACGAGGTAGCATCTCAAGAGTTGCTCGGAGCAATGGCGCGGCTCACCCCCCGCTTTTTACCCTTTTGCGTGGCGCTGCGCGATCGCCACATTGAATCCATTGCCCACCAGCCCCTGACCCCCCAAGCAATCGATGTGCCCGATCAAGTTACTGCCCTGTACGAACAGGCGGTCGCGCTGGATCTGCTTCATCAACGCCAACGAGCGTTTGCGCGGCTAGAGCAACAAGGTGTACTGGTATTAGATGCCCCCGCCGATCAGATCAGTACCCTGCTCGTAGATCGCTATTTACTCCTGAAGGCACGTGGCCGCCTCTAAGGGGTGGTATAACCATGAGTAAGCAAATATCGGCGACTGAAGCCAAGCACATTATGGGCTGACTGCAATCTATGGATCAGACGCTAGAACTCCATAATGTAAAAAATACCAAAGCTTGCAAGCACGGATAGATTCAAAGTCGATCCTTCAAGATAAAAGTAAAAGTAAAAGTAAAGTAACGATGACCTGACGCTCCCTGCCCAGCATGGGGATACTGCCTCTAGCTGGCACCTGTACATTATTCGCCTCAAGCTGGATCAGATAGGATGCTCTCACCGTGAGGTGTTTGAGGCACTTCGCGCTGCCGGAATTGGTGTGAACCTGCATTACATCCCTGTCCATACCCAGCCCTACTATCAGCAGCTTGGCTTTCGCTGGGGAGAGTTCCCCGCCGCTGAAGCCTATTACCGCGAAGCCATCAGTTTACCGCTGTACTATGGGTTAACGGTTGAGCAGCAGGATTATATTATTCAAGTACTGCGCACCCTGATTCCATAGACCCAGAGGAAAACGACGTTCTCAATGGGTTTTCTGGCTCAGCCAACGGCAAGGGATATAAGGGGATATAATCATAGAGTATTTTGCCCTCTACGCGGTCTTCAACGGATATGGCCTTTGAGATTAATCACGGTCTTGGTCGCTTCAACTCCAAACGTGATTTGCACGCTGCCCTTGGCATTCCTTTATCGGCACAGCCCGGAGAGATTCGTAAGCGGTACCTCAAAATTGCCAAAGCCCTGCACCCGGACAGCCGTGATGAAGAATCGGGGAAGAAATTAGCCAGTGACTTGCTCTCTAAATTCGTCAACCCAGCTTACGAAATTCTCTCTCAAGATAAAGAACGGGAAGAGTATCAGGTTATTCTGCGGTTACTTGAAAAGCAGCTAGTATCTGCCAATATGGTGCCCGAGCCAACTTTCAGTTTGGCTGAAGACCTGTTTAACGCTACGAATGTTGAGGAAGCCTACCAACAAGCTCTGGAAAAATTGGCTAAGGAGCAATACAGCGATCTGGCCAATGCCCTGACCGTCAGTGAACAAATTAGTGAACTCAATCTGATTTATCTGTGGCGATCCTCGGGGGGGAAAGCAGCCGCCCCAGTTAGTGCTGCCCCACCGGCGACCCGCCAAACAATGGCTGATACTCAGGTTCGCCCAGCATCAGAGCCTGTAGTGGCTGCTACGCCGGAGCCGTCCAAGACTGACCAATATACCGAGCAATACTATCGCCGTGCTGAGGAATTACTCAATAAAGGCGTTTATCTAGAGGCTATTAAGGAGCTTAAGGATGCTCTGAAAATTGACCCCCGCAGTGCCCGTTGCAATGCTTTACTGGGGAAGGTGTACTTGCAGCAGGGTCAAAATAGTATGGCAAAGATACATTTCAACCAAGCCCTCAAGCTGAACCCCCAAGAAATTGTTGCCATTCAAGGCATGGAAATCCTTGCCAAAAAGGAGCGCAAGGCACAGCAGAAAAATACGCAGCCGCCACAAGGTAAGGAGGGGCGAGATAAAAAGGGTGGCTTCTTTGGTGGTCTTTTTGGGAAGAAGTAGCCTGCTATGGTGTATCAACCGGCCTGTGGTGCCCGTGATATTTTGCCGTTGGATGTTGCTCGTCAGCGCTGGCTGGAGCACCGCCTAGAGCGCGTTTTTCAAAGCTGGAGTTACCAAGAAATTATTACCCCAACTATTGAAACCTTGGCGACCTTAACTGCTGGGGGCGCACTCAAGCCGGAAACCGTCATTCAGGTGCACTCAGGGAGTGATGAACTCCTTGGTTTGCGTCCAGAGCTAACCGCCTCCATCGCCCGGGCGGCAGTGACTCGGATGGCAGGAATGCAGCTGCCCCAACGCTTGTACTACAAAACCAATGTCTTTCGGCGTTCGGCTATGGGGGGGTCCACCGCAGGGGACTTAGGCAGTCAGCAAGAATTTTTTCAGGCTGGGGTTGAACTGTTGGGGGCAACCGGCCTAGCAGCGGATGCTGAAATTCTTTGGTTGGTGCAGGAGTGCCTGAGTGCGCTTGGGGTTGACAATGCTTATCTGATGGTCGGTGATGCTCAGTTAACACAGCTATTATTGGCAGAATTTCCGACTGAGTTGCAAAACGTGGTGCGGCAATGTTTGGCTAGTTTAGACCGTGTTAGTTTGCAACAGTTGCCGTCACCTTGGGCAGAGCGCGCCTGTCAACTCTTTGATCTGCGGGGTTCCCTCAGAGACGTTGAAGAT harbors:
- a CDS encoding AAA family ATPase, encoding MKELFTTLQQRLSEIVIGQAAIANGLLVALLAEGHVILEGVPGTAKTLLVKLLARLIQAEFRRIQLTPDVLPADILGTSIFDFNSRTFRLRKGPIFTQVLLADEINRTPPKTQAALLEAMEERQVTLDGTTLPLSGLFWAIATQNPLEFEGTYPLPEAQLDRFLFKLVVPYPAAAAERQMLDNALEGFEARNLDQLNLVPLVTVDQVLAARQQVRQTHVEPPVLDYLLALVQASRQHPELLLGASPRSAIGWLRATQAQAWLEGREYVTPEDVKAIAVPLLQHRLILKPEAQLDGTTVEQVIHGILAKVPVPR
- a CDS encoding DUF58 domain-containing protein → MSVSASYRFGAHRPRVVPTTRFYGLLLLGMIWPVLTSFLPPELLPLSSLPRGELRQLLSYWPVGLGLVLMALYDLLVGALTLWDYYQSGQWQITLQRQCDPRLSIGRQNPIHLIVQIGASLPLTATTRVELYDHVPAEIQSEVPYFLFNAVPNGELTLLYHVFPPRRGTFTWSGCDVRLRSPWGLAWRQWFAALNTNVDVYPDLVGLRSLSIRLSLESSGSLRRRRHALGGTEFAELRDYHLGDDLRMIDWKATARRGRPLVRAMEPERDQLLIILLDRGRLMTATVAGLKRFDWGLNAALALALTGLRRGDKVGLGIFDKQLHTWLAPQSGDSHLGHILSHVYQCEPVFEESDYMGTVSAILGHYTRRALVVVLTEIIDEVASQELLGAMARLTPRFLPFCVALRDRHIESIAHQPLTPQAIDVPDQVTALYEQAVALDLLHQRQRAFARLEQQGVLVLDAPADQISTLLVDRYLLLKARGRL
- a CDS encoding J domain-containing protein, giving the protein MAFEINHGLGRFNSKRDLHAALGIPLSAQPGEIRKRYLKIAKALHPDSRDEESGKKLASDLLSKFVNPAYEILSQDKEREEYQVILRLLEKQLVSANMVPEPTFSLAEDLFNATNVEEAYQQALEKLAKEQYSDLANALTVSEQISELNLIYLWRSSGGKAAAPVSAAPPATRQTMADTQVRPASEPVVAATPEPSKTDQYTEQYYRRAEELLNKGVYLEAIKELKDALKIDPRSARCNALLGKVYLQQGQNSMAKIHFNQALKLNPQEIVAIQGMEILAKKERKAQQKNTQPPQGKEGRDKKGGFFGGLFGKK
- a CDS encoding ATP phosphoribosyltransferase regulatory subunit, giving the protein MVYQPACGARDILPLDVARQRWLEHRLERVFQSWSYQEIITPTIETLATLTAGGALKPETVIQVHSGSDELLGLRPELTASIARAAVTRMAGMQLPQRLYYKTNVFRRSAMGGSTAGDLGSQQEFFQAGVELLGATGLAADAEILWLVQECLSALGVDNAYLMVGDAQLTQLLLAEFPTELQNVVRQCLASLDRVSLQQLPSPWAERACQLFDLRGSLRDVEDELERWRVSAEIHQRFQALRQLLELVGDRLTVTLDLSLIQSFNYYTGIVFEVLVATETELRLVGQGGRYDQLLSVYHPDGTALPGIGFVFNVEQLLQAIASPPASLLAARSQWLVVPLNPAALGAALQHAQTLRLDGSTRVELALLELAPEQIRSYARDRQIPYIAWIDVDTPPQIESLIDPLTLTQSRETATLLPPRS